In Spinacia oleracea cultivar Varoflay chromosome 5, BTI_SOV_V1, whole genome shotgun sequence, a single window of DNA contains:
- the LOC130461008 gene encoding uncharacterized protein yields MSLSWCNRSVCLFGPPMVDNGNRSWVLRIAREVENYHIFFLLEYILTRLSGMHQNFLGILYYLSAMGLNKTTKEPSHLAFVSLLLGNRMAFWMEQNRMLLMWCTDSVLLL; encoded by the exons ATGTCCTTGAGTTGGTGTAACAGATCGGTCTGTCTTTTTGGGCCTCCTATGGTAGACAATGGGAATAGGTCGTGG GTATTACGGATTGCTCGGGAAGTCGAGAACTATCATATTTTCTTCTTGTTGGAATACATACTGACCAGACTGTCAG GGATGCACCAAAACTTTCTAGGGATCCTATACTATCTATCAGCAATGGGGCTTAACAAAACTACAAAAGAACCAAGTCACCTGGCTTTTGTCTCTCTTCTTCTTGGAAACCGAATGGCTTTTTGGATGGAACAAAACAG GATGCTATTGATGTGGTGCACGGACAGTGTATTGCTTCTGTAA